A stretch of DNA from Synechococcus sp. UW179A:
GATCTTCGCGATCAGGCATTCAGCCGGATTTGAGCGTCATGCTGATGCCATTCAGCGGCGACATGGTTCCAGGCGGGCTGGTCTGCCGGCATCATCCCAACGACGTTCACGTCGCCGCAGGAGTGATCCAAGCGTGCAGCAACTGGCCTTCGATCTCTAGCTGCGCTGCAGCAATAGCCGGCGAATGACTCGCTGGGCGATATCGCCGTATCCCATCTCTCCGGAGAGGATCTGGGCGATTCGTCTGGGAGCCGTCGGACGTTTCACCCCCAGCTGATAGCCCACACCGGGGAAGCGGTAAAACACCTGTGCGATCCGACGACCCCAGGCCATGGAGTCTCCCCAGCGCTGTCGCATCGCCCTGGAATAGCCCTGTAGGGATTGCTCTTCGCCGTTGAGCCAGCGGTCCAGGTGCTTCGCTGCTTCACAACCGCTCATTAGAGCTGGACGTAATCCTTCCGCAAGGAAGGGATCGCAGAGCGATGCGGCATCGCCCACTGCCACCACCCCGTGGGCATGAAGCGCGCTGTGCCCATTCCAGACCCTCAGGTTGGCCTCCTGCCGAAGACCTGCATTGGCAGCAAAGCCGAGATCAGGCAGTAGTGCATTCAGGATCGTCTCCGAATCGGTGACGTCACGACCGATGAAGGTGCCAACTCCAACATTGATCCCGTCTGCTAGCGGGAAAGCCCATGCAAAACCGTGGTGTACCAGGCCGAATTCGAAGCGTGCCGTTCCAGGAGCGAGTGTTCCGAGACCTTCCAGGCGAACCGACAGCGTGCTCGCCATATGCAGGGAGCTCGGGCCGATGCCGACCTGTTGCGGCCAGGGGGACCCTGAGCCATCAGCGATCACGACTGCTCTGGCCTGAACAGGCTCTCCCCGCTCCCCTGTGAGTGTCCAGCACTCGCCTTTACGTTCGAGGGCCTTCACACGACATGGTCGCTGAACGGTGGCACCAGCACTCACTGCCTTCTCAAGCAATAAGGAATCCAGATGCTCACGTCTCACAATCCAGAACGGCGCTTCACCGGGAAGTTCCGCGATAACCGGATCCTCCAGGCACCAGCTGAAGTCGACCTGGCGGATCACATCATCAACCGCTGGGCTTAGGTCGAAAGGGAACCAGCGCTGTACTGAGGAGGCCATACCTCCACCGCAGGGCTTGATTTGAGCCCCGGTTTGCGCCTCGAGAATGGTGACTGAATGCCCTGCTTGAGCCAGGTGGAAAGCAGCTGAAGTGCCGGCAGCTCCGGCACCGATCACGGCAACGTCGGTTTCAATCACACCTTGAGGATGTCGGCCTCCTTGTCGGCCAAGTGCTTCTCCAATTGTGCGATGAACTTCTCGAGGGTTTTCTGGATGCTCTCCTGTTCGTCATGGCTCTGGTCTTCTGAAAACTCACCTTCCTTTTCCTGTTTCTTGATCTTGTCGATGGCGTCGCGGCGGATGTTGCGCAGGGCCACCTTCCCTTCTTCGGCGTATTTGGAGGCGAGCTTGCAGAATTCCTTGCGACGTTCCTCAGTGAGGGGAGGCACATTGATGCGGATGATCTTGCCGTCGTTGTTGGGGGTAAAGCCCAGTTCACTCATGGCAATTGCCTTCTCGATCCCCGCCAGTGAGCTGATGTCGAAGGGCTGGATTTGGATGGTCTGTGAGTCAGGTGTTGTCAGCGTGGCTAACGATTTCAGTGGCGTGTCGGCGCCGTAGTACTCCACGGAGATGCGATCGAGCAGAGCCGAGTTGGCCCGCCCTGTTCGGATGGTGTTGAACATGCGCTGGGTGGATTCCACCGACTTCTGCATGTTTGCTTCGAGGTCTTGCTTCGACATAACGATTGTCAGTTGTTGATCCGGGAACCGATCGGCTCTCCAGCCACGGCTTTGCCGATGTTGCCAGGTTCAAACAAATTGAAAACAACAATCGGGATGTTGTTGTCTTTGCAAAGTGCGATGGCAGTGCTGTCCATCACGGCCAGTTCACCGCTCAGAACCTGTTGATAAGTGAGGTGTTCCTGCTTCACGGCATCGGCATGCACTGCAGGATCCTTGTCGTAGACCCCATCCACCTTGGTGGCTTTGAACACCACATCCGCATTGATCTCGGCTGCCCGCAAGGCTGCTGTGGTGTCGGTGGTGAAGAAGGGGTTGCCACAACCGGCGCCGAACACCACCACACGGCCTTTCTCCAGATGGCGAATGGCTTTGCGGCGAATGTAGGGCTCTGCGACTTCCTGCATGCCAATGGCGGTTTGGACTCGAGTTGGTATACCTGCGCGCTCCAGTCCGTCCTGAAGTGTGATCGCATTCATCACAGTGGCCAGCATTCCCACGTAGTCGGCTGTGGCCCGATCCATTCCAGCTGCCGATCCCTTTAGGCCACGAAAGATGTTCCCGCCGCCCACAACAATCGCCAGCTGTGTGCCCCCCTCAATCACCTTGGCAACGTCTTCAGCGATGGACTGCACGATGGCGGGATCGATTCCATAGCCCTGATCTCCCATCAGCGCTTCTCCGCTGAGCTTCAGCAGTGCACGCGCGTAGGCCATTCATCCACCTGATCCAGCTGACAGTAGCAAGCAGGATCAGACGGTCCTGCTACTGGCGCACCTGCGGTGGAACCGCTTGGATGGAGCAGCGTCAAAGCCCCCATGTCAGATGAGATCGGAGGACGCAGTTCGGTGATGGCTCGCCTCACCCTCTCCGCGCTGCATCGTGCCAGTCAGGATCCATCCTGCTGGCGTGATCCCGTGGTTCATCGTGCTCTGCTGGTTAGTGGTCTGTCGGTGCTAACCGCTGCATCAGGGTTGATCAGACGTGATCTGGCTCAGGACTGACGTTCAGTATTCGATGCCTGCCTGAGCTTTGACACCCTGCTCTCTGAATGGGTGTTTGCTCAAAGTCATTTCGGTGACCAAATCGGCCGCTTCAATCAACGCTGAGGGTGCGCCTCGACCGGTGACCGCTACGTGGCAAAGCTCAGGCCGCTCCTTGAGCCCAGCAATCACCGTTTCGGGGCCGATGTAGCCCAGTTTTATGGCCACGTTGAGTTCATCTAGAAGAACCAGCTTGATCCGGTCGTCACGCAGGTGGCCCAGAGCTGTTTGCCAGGCCTCCGTGACCAGTTGCTGATCACGTTGCCGGTCTTGGGTTTCCCACGTGAATCCCTCCCCCAGTGCATGCCAGCAGATCTGGTTGCCGAAGGCTTTTAACGCTCTGGCTTCACCCGGTTCCCAACCACCCTTGATGAACTGCACAACCGCCACCCGTTCACCGTGGCCGAGGGTGCGAAGCACCAGCCCCAGGCCTGCCGTGGTCTTGCCCTTGCCGTGTCCGGTGAATACCAGAATTAGTCCCTTCTCCTTGTTGCGTTCTTCGACGCGCTGGCGTTGCACCTGCTGGCGTCGTTCCATGCGCTTTCGGTAGCCGGCATCGTCTTGCTCTGGTGCAAGGTTGCCTCCCATGCCCAGTTCCGCTGCAGTCTGATCGAGATTGTTGTTGCTCATCGAGAAGTTGTGTCGACGCTGGGGCGCGCAGCGGTAATCCGTTGTAGGGCCTGCCCGGCCAGTAATTCCTGCTTCACCGCTGTGAAACCGAGCTGCTGCAGCTGAGAGGGCAGGTCATCTTCCAGCATGGACGTGGCCGTATCGGTTTCAAACAAGGCGCAGAACAGTTGTTGAGGCAGTCGTAGCCATGGCCCTGCAGGGTGCAGGTCCACAATCACCAGCCAGCCTCCTGGTTTCAGCAGGCGCAAGCTCTGGCGCAGCACCATCTCTCGCTCGCGGCGGGGAAATTCATGCAGCGCCACGCTCAGCTGGACGGCAAGGAAGCTTTCGTCCTGTAGCGGTGGTTCCTCCGCTAAGCCCTCCACCCGCTTGAGGCTTGGGTGTCGTTGGGCGGCTAGAGCTAGGGCCAGTGGTGAGATGTCAAGCCCTGAGACATGGAAGCCTGCGGCCAGCCAGGGTGCTGCGGCCTCTCCGCTGCCGCAGCAGAGATCCAGCACCGCGGCACCAGGCTCAATCCTGGATTGCAGGGCTGCCAGCCCCAAACTGCGGAGTTGCTCAACTCCACCCACGCTCAGGGATGAGATCGCCGTGACCGTGTCGTAAATCCAGCGGTAGCGGTAGGCCAGGGGCCGCAGAAACGAGGTCATCAGGATCAGGAATAGATGAGAGGGGCGTTATCCTGCGAGTTCATGTTGCCGCTGATCGATAGCGATCTGCGGAACCGAAAGCCGGCAGTCAGTTGAGGGCGCGATCCGATTCGTTGAACTCATCGCAACCGTTATGACCAGCTGCATACCAAATGGATTCACTGACGTCTCATGACGCCTGTTGTCGGGCTAAGGCCGCATCAACAGCTTGTTGCTGATCGCGTCGGGTGATCCAGTGGTGATAGGTGCGAGTGTGAATCGCCACGGAGTGGCCCATCATCCTGGCAGAAACCGTGTCAGGCAGACCGATATGGATGGTTCTTACCGCCCAGGCATGGCGAAGGTCATAAGGGGTGAGCGGAAGGTCGTAGCGGCGAAACTGCTCGGTGACCCGTCGTCCCACCTGCTGCAGGGTCGTTCTCCTCAGATCGGTGCTGATCACCGGCAGAGCCTGCGGCTCTCGTCCAAGTTTCAACAGGTCAAAACGCTCGACCCATTCAGGGTTGAAAGGCCACACCTGATGTTCACCTGTTTTGGTGGTGGGCAGAACCCTGATCACACGATCTCCTTCGGCGCACAGAGCTGACAGGTCGCTGAAGAACACCTCATGGTTGCGAAGGCCATACGTGGCCATCAGGCCATAGGCCAGTCGCCAGCGTGGATTGGGAATCTGCAGGATGCCCTCGAGAATTTGTTGATCGCTGGGGAGTTGGCGGAACCGGGCTCGATGCAGGCCATAGCCTGCTGCCTCTGCTCGCCAGTGATCGGGCAGTTCCAGTTCCAGATGCCTGGCCAGGCCACCTAGGGCTGTGCTGCATTGCTGGCGACTGCGGCTTCCATCGGGGTAGCTATGCAGGGTCTGAAGCAGCAGCTCTGCAGCGATTGGGCCCTTGTCTTTGCCAGCAAGTGTGCGCAGTCGACGCAGATAGGGGTTGTAAGCACCTGTCCATGTGGTTCGACTGCCGGAAGGGGAGCGGCGGCGACGTGGATCGGCAAAAAAGGCTTGCTCGAAGCTCATGAGTTGCTGCTCAAGCAGGGCATGGGCTCGACCTGATGAGCCGGATGTGGACGACGCCTGCGCGGGCGCCTTGATCCATTGCTCCCATCGAAACTGGTCGCGCTTGAGCTGGGCATCAATGACCCGTGCGATCTGCTCGGCTTCGCGCAGGCCATCCCTGTCATTCTCAAGGCCGAGGCTCAGGCGTTGCACCGATCGCTGGCCTGGCTTTGTACGCCCAGGCAACAGCCCACGCAGGTTTAACCGGCGACCGCGACATTCGATACGCAGGCCGATGCCGATCGAGGCCAAGGCTGCATTCGAATTTCGCCTGATCACTTCGAGCGGCTCGCTGCGAGTCATCCATTCCTTCAGGACATCGTCAAGATGCCGTTAACGCGGGTTACTCTCAACCCCTGCAATCGTTTCCAGACATGGCTCGGGTCGGTGTCGTACTGCTCAATCTGGGTGGCCCTGAGCGAATTCAGGACGTAGGTCCCTTCCTTTTCAATCTCTTTGCCGACCCAGAGATCATTCGGCTGCCAATTCCCGCTCTGCAGAAGCCTTTGGCCTGGTTGATCAGCACCCTGCGCAGCGGCAAATCACAGAGCGCCTACCGCTCCATCGGTGGCGGCTCTCCATTGCGTCGGATTACTGAGCAGCAGGCCAGGGAGCTGCAGAGCCTGCTTCGGCAACGGGGTATCGAGGCCACAAGCTACGTGGCCATGCGCTACTGGCATCCCTTCACGGAATCCGCCGTTGCAGACATCAAGGCTGACGGAATGGATCAGGTGGTTGTGCTGCCGCTCTACCCGCACTTCTCCATTAGCACCAGTGGTTCGAGTTTCCGTGAGCTCCAGCGGCTGCGTCAGGGAGACGGTGTCTTTGAGAAGCTGCCGATCCGTTGCATCCGTAGCTGGTTTGATCATCCTGGCTATGTCACGGCGATGGCTGAGCTGATCGCTGAGGAAATCCGCAATAGCGATGACCCTCTCCAGGCTCATGTCTTCTTCAGCGCCCATGGTGTGCCGAAGAGTTACGTCGAAGAGGCCGGTGATCCTTATCAACAGGAAATCGAGGCCTGCACTGCCCTGATCATGAAGAAGCTGCAGGAGCTTATGGGCCATGACAACCCCCATACCCTCGCTTATCAAAGCCGTGTGGGTCCGGTCGAATGGCTGAAGCCCTACACCGAAGAGGCCCTTGAAGAGCTGGGTAAAGCCAAGATCAATGATCTTGTGGTGGTGCCGATCAGCTTTGTCAGTGAGCACATCGAAACGCTTGAGGAGATTGACATCGAGTACCGCGAACTTGCGACCGAGTCTGGTGTGGTGAATTTCCGGCGAGTGCGGGCTCTCGATACCTACCCCCCCTTCATCGAAGGACTGGCTGATCTTGTTGTGACCAGTCTTGAAGGGCCTGAAGTCAGCCTTGATGCGGCAGCTGAACTGCCCACCAAGGTGAAGCTTTATCCCCAGGAGAAATGGGAGTGGGGTTGGAACAACAGTTCCGAAGTCTGGAACGGGCGACTGGCCATGCTGGGCTTCTCCGCCTTTCTGCTCGAAATCATCAGTGGCCAGGGCCCACTACATGCACTCGGACTGCTCTGAGCGCCGGCACAGTGGCGGGCCGGCCCTTAATCTTGAGGGTCAGTTCCCCGTGAAGACACAGTGACGCTGATCTCCGCTCCCACGGCCGACACAGCGTCCAGCAGTGATGGAATCCGCAGGATGAGCGGAGCCCAGGCCTTGATGGATGCGCTGCGTCGACATGGTGTGGACACGATTTTTGGCTACCCGGGCGGTGCCATTCTTCCGATCTATGACGCCCTGCACATAGCGGAGAGCGAGGGTTGGTTGCGTCACTTTCTCGTGCGTCACGAACAAGGCGGAACCCACGCTGCGGATGCCTATGCGCGTGCGACCGGCCGAGTGGGGGTGTGCTTCGGCACGTCCGGCCCTGGGGCCACCAATCTGGTAACGGGTATTGCAACTGCCCAGATGGATTCAGTGCCGATGGTGGTCATCACTGGCCAGGTGCCGAGGACGGCGATTGGGACCGATGCCTTCCAGGAGACCGACATCTTCGGCATCACCTTGCCGATCGTGAAACATTCATGGGTTGTGCGAAACCCTGCCGATCTTGCTTCAGTGGTCGCGCAGGCTTTTCACATCGCAGCCTCAGGTCGACCGGGGCCCGTGTTGATTGACATCCCCAAGGATGTTGGCCAGGAGGAGTTTGATTACATCCCGGTTGAGCCAGGTTCCGTTGTCCCTGCAGGTTTCGGCTCCACCCCTCCGCCTGATTCCCAGTCGATTGAGGCAGCGCTTGATCTGATTTCCGAAGCCCAACGCCCTCTCCTTTATGTGGGAGGGGGGGCGATCGCCTCATCCGCCCACGACAGTATCGGCGTGCTGGCGGAGCGCTATCAGATCCCTGTCACCACAACGCTGATGGGGAAGGGCGCCTTTGATGAGAACCATCCACTGGCGTTGGGCATGCTGGGCATGCATGGCACGGCTTACGCCAATTTTGCAGTAACAGATTGCGATCTGCTGATTGCAGTCGGGGCTCGATTTGATGATCGCGTGACCGGCAAGCTCGACACCTTTGCCCCGCGTGCCCGGGTGATCCATTTCGAGATCGACCCAGCTGAGATTGGCAAAAACAGGCGCCCTGATGTCGCTGTTCTCGGTGATGTCGGCACCAGTCTTGCCGCACTGGTTGATCTGAGTCTGCGCCGTTCTCCTGAACTGCAGACCAGCGTTTGGTTGAAGAGGATTCGTGACTGGAAAGAGCGTTATCCCCTTTCCATTCCGCCTCAGGAAGGTCCCATTTACCCCCAGGAAGTTCTGATGGCTGTCCGTGACCTGGCCCCTGGAGCCATTGTCACGACGGATGTAGGACAGCATCAGATGTGGGCTGCTCAGTATTTGCGCAATGGTCCACGTAGCTGGATCAGCAGCGCCGGACTGGGGACGATGGGTTTCGGGATGCCAGCCGCCCTGGGTGCCCAGGTCGCCTGTCCTGATCGTCAGGTGGTGTGTATCGCAGGTGACGCCAGTGTGCTGATGAATATCCAGGAGCTGGGCACCCTCGCCCAATACAGGCTCCCCGTGAAGGTGGTGATTGTGAACAATCACTGGCAGGGCATGGTTCGTCAGTGGCAGGAGAGTTTCTACGAAGAGCGTTATTCCGCCTCTGACATGCTGGGCGGCATGCCTGATTTCGAAGCTCTGGCCAAAGCCTTTGGCGTAGAAGGCATGAAGATCGTTGAGCGCAAAGATCTGCACAACCGTTTAGCGGAGGCGTTTGACTCTCCGCATCCAACCTTGGTGGATGTGCATGTTCGCCGTGGTGAGAATTGCTATCCGATGGTTCCTCCCGGTTGCAGCAATGCCCAGATGGTGGGTCTGCCGGCCCATCCAGAGCTGGCTTTCCAGGATTCCGGAAGTTCTTCCTTCAACCCAGGAGGCCAGTGAGAGCAGGCATTTTATTGGCAGCTGCTCTCAGCTTGATGCTGTTGTTTGTGCTGCCTTCTCAGGCTTTTGCCGCAGAGGTTCTGCAGGTGCGTTCGGCGACGCTGCTTCAGATTGGTGACCGCAATCGTAATTACAGTGTGCAGCTGGCTTGTGTTCAGGTTGAGCCTGAAGATGAGCAGCGAGCGCAGGATTGGATGCGTCGTGAACTTCCCCGCCGACGAAGGGTGAATCTGCGGCCAGAGGGCAGTGCAGATGGTGTTCTGCTGGCAAGGGTCACTCCGATCGGAGATGATCTCGATCTCGGTGCAGCTCTGGTGAATGAAGGCCTGGCCCAGGTCACATGCCCAGGAGCTTGATATGGCACGCAATCGCATTGCCTCAGGGATTGTGATGGTGCCCTGTGTGCTTCTGGGTTCAGCTTTTCTGAGTACGGCCATCTGGGGTGACGCCGCGTCTGACAATCGCTTTCTTGCCATCGGAATCGGCAGTCTGCTGCTGATCGCCGGACTGCTTTCACTGGCGATCCCCGGGGGGAGTCCCGAAGCTGAGCTTAAGGATGACAAAACGGAACAGTCTCCCTAGCAGGCCAACGATCGGTCTGATCTCCGCTCAGTAGGGTTTGTACTAGGGGTCAGGAGAGGAGGGAGCTCGTGCTGCGCCTGAGCGAGCTTCGACTGGAGTTGGACCACACCGAGGATGACCTTGAGCAGGCTGTTCTGCGTTGTTTGCGAGTACCTCGTGAGCAACTGATCTCCTGCCAGTTGGTGAAGCAAAGCATTGATGCCCGGCGTCGGGATCGAATCCGGATCATCTACAGCGTGGATGTCCAGGTACGGGGGGAGAAAGCGTTGCTACGTCGATGCTCCGCCGACCGTCGCATTCGTCGCAGTCCCGATGAGTCCTACCGATTCGTTGCGCGTGCTCCATCCAGTCTGGTCGATGCGTCCTGGCAGCGACCCGTGGTGATTGGGGCAGGACCCTGTGGTTACTTCGCAGCATTGCTGCTGGCACAGATGGGATTACGCCCACTGTTGCTGGAGCGCGGACAGGTGGTAAAGCAGCGAAGCCGCGACACGTTTGGATTCTGGCGTCGTCAATCGACGTTCAATCCCGAATCCAACGTGCAGTTTGGCGAAGGTGGGGCAGGAACCTTTTCCGACGGCAAGCTCTACAGCCAGGTGAGCGATCCCGTTCATTACGGTCGCAAAGTGCTGGAAGAGTTGGTGAAATGCGGCGCCAACCGCGACATCCTCACGCGTCATCGGCCCCATATCGGCACCTTCAAGCTGGCGACAGTAGTCAGGGGGTTACGTACTCAGATTGAGGCTCTTGGCGGTGAGGTCCGCTTTGGATCCCGCGTGGAACAACTTCTCTTGGAGCCTGCCAGCGCCACTGACGCCAAGCCGATGCGGATCATTGGTCTGCAACTGGCCGATGGCAGCCGTCTTGACTGCAGTCAGGTGGTTTTGGCACCTGGACATTCGGCAAGGGACACCTTCGCGATGTTGGATCGGACGGGTGTTGCCATGGAGCGGAAGCCCTTCGCGATTGGCCTTCGCATCGAGCATCCGCAGTCGCTGATCGACAACGCTCGCTGGGGAGATGCTGCTGGCCATCCGTTGCTCGGTGCTGCTGAATACAAGCTGGTGCATCACGCCGCCAATGGTCGCTGTGTCTACAGCTTCTGTATGTGTCCAGGTGGGTTTGTGGTGGGTGCGACCTCTGAACCAGGTCGTGTTGTGACCAATGGCATGAGCCAGCACTCCCGCAACGAACGCAACGCCAACAGCGGCTTGGTGATCCCTGTGTCGGATGCCGACCTGGAGGCTCACGAGCGCTGGCCAGCTGATCCACTCGCGGGTCTGGTGTTCCAGCGAGAACTCGAATCCCTCGCTTTCCAGCTCGGGGGGGAGGACTACAGCGCCCCGGTGCAGCGACAGGAGGACTTTGTGGCCGGAAGGCCATCCACCTCTCTCGGATCGGTCATTCCTTCCTATCAACCCGGTGTCCAACCCGCGGACCTTGCCCAGCTTCTACCAGAAACAATGGTGGAGGCCCTGAGGGAAGCT
This window harbors:
- a CDS encoding NAD(P)/FAD-dependent oxidoreductase translates to MIETDVAVIGAGAAGTSAAFHLAQAGHSVTILEAQTGAQIKPCGGGMASSVQRWFPFDLSPAVDDVIRQVDFSWCLEDPVIAELPGEAPFWIVRREHLDSLLLEKAVSAGATVQRPCRVKALERKGECWTLTGERGEPVQARAVVIADGSGSPWPQQVGIGPSSLHMASTLSVRLEGLGTLAPGTARFEFGLVHHGFAWAFPLADGINVGVGTFIGRDVTDSETILNALLPDLGFAANAGLRQEANLRVWNGHSALHAHGVVAVGDAASLCDPFLAEGLRPALMSGCEAAKHLDRWLNGEEQSLQGYSRAMRQRWGDSMAWGRRIAQVFYRFPGVGYQLGVKRPTAPRRIAQILSGEMGYGDIAQRVIRRLLLQRS
- the frr gene encoding ribosome recycling factor; its protein translation is MSKQDLEANMQKSVESTQRMFNTIRTGRANSALLDRISVEYYGADTPLKSLATLTTPDSQTIQIQPFDISSLAGIEKAIAMSELGFTPNNDGKIIRINVPPLTEERRKEFCKLASKYAEEGKVALRNIRRDAIDKIKKQEKEGEFSEDQSHDEQESIQKTLEKFIAQLEKHLADKEADILKV
- the pyrH gene encoding UMP kinase gives rise to the protein MAYARALLKLSGEALMGDQGYGIDPAIVQSIAEDVAKVIEGGTQLAIVVGGGNIFRGLKGSAAGMDRATADYVGMLATVMNAITLQDGLERAGIPTRVQTAIGMQEVAEPYIRRKAIRHLEKGRVVVFGAGCGNPFFTTDTTAALRAAEINADVVFKATKVDGVYDKDPAVHADAVKQEHLTYQQVLSGELAVMDSTAIALCKDNNIPIVVFNLFEPGNIGKAVAGEPIGSRINN
- the cobO gene encoding cob(I)yrinic acid a,c-diamide adenosyltransferase, whose product is MSNNNLDQTAAELGMGGNLAPEQDDAGYRKRMERRQQVQRQRVEERNKEKGLILVFTGHGKGKTTAGLGLVLRTLGHGERVAVVQFIKGGWEPGEARALKAFGNQICWHALGEGFTWETQDRQRDQQLVTEAWQTALGHLRDDRIKLVLLDELNVAIKLGYIGPETVIAGLKERPELCHVAVTGRGAPSALIEAADLVTEMTLSKHPFREQGVKAQAGIEY
- a CDS encoding class I SAM-dependent methyltransferase, whose protein sequence is MTSFLRPLAYRYRWIYDTVTAISSLSVGGVEQLRSLGLAALQSRIEPGAAVLDLCCGSGEAAAPWLAAGFHVSGLDISPLALALAAQRHPSLKRVEGLAEEPPLQDESFLAVQLSVALHEFPRREREMVLRQSLRLLKPGGWLVIVDLHPAGPWLRLPQQLFCALFETDTATSMLEDDLPSQLQQLGFTAVKQELLAGQALQRITAARPSVDTTSR
- a CDS encoding site-specific integrase, producing MTRSEPLEVIRRNSNAALASIGIGLRIECRGRRLNLRGLLPGRTKPGQRSVQRLSLGLENDRDGLREAEQIARVIDAQLKRDQFRWEQWIKAPAQASSTSGSSGRAHALLEQQLMSFEQAFFADPRRRRSPSGSRTTWTGAYNPYLRRLRTLAGKDKGPIAAELLLQTLHSYPDGSRSRQQCSTALGGLARHLELELPDHWRAEAAGYGLHRARFRQLPSDQQILEGILQIPNPRWRLAYGLMATYGLRNHEVFFSDLSALCAEGDRVIRVLPTTKTGEHQVWPFNPEWVERFDLLKLGREPQALPVISTDLRRTTLQQVGRRVTEQFRRYDLPLTPYDLRHAWAVRTIHIGLPDTVSARMMGHSVAIHTRTYHHWITRRDQQQAVDAALARQQAS
- the hemH gene encoding ferrochelatase; protein product: MARVGVVLLNLGGPERIQDVGPFLFNLFADPEIIRLPIPALQKPLAWLISTLRSGKSQSAYRSIGGGSPLRRITEQQARELQSLLRQRGIEATSYVAMRYWHPFTESAVADIKADGMDQVVVLPLYPHFSISTSGSSFRELQRLRQGDGVFEKLPIRCIRSWFDHPGYVTAMAELIAEEIRNSDDPLQAHVFFSAHGVPKSYVEEAGDPYQQEIEACTALIMKKLQELMGHDNPHTLAYQSRVGPVEWLKPYTEEALEELGKAKINDLVVVPISFVSEHIETLEEIDIEYRELATESGVVNFRRVRALDTYPPFIEGLADLVVTSLEGPEVSLDAAAELPTKVKLYPQEKWEWGWNNSSEVWNGRLAMLGFSAFLLEIISGQGPLHALGLL
- the ilvB gene encoding biosynthetic-type acetolactate synthase large subunit, which translates into the protein MTLISAPTADTASSSDGIRRMSGAQALMDALRRHGVDTIFGYPGGAILPIYDALHIAESEGWLRHFLVRHEQGGTHAADAYARATGRVGVCFGTSGPGATNLVTGIATAQMDSVPMVVITGQVPRTAIGTDAFQETDIFGITLPIVKHSWVVRNPADLASVVAQAFHIAASGRPGPVLIDIPKDVGQEEFDYIPVEPGSVVPAGFGSTPPPDSQSIEAALDLISEAQRPLLYVGGGAIASSAHDSIGVLAERYQIPVTTTLMGKGAFDENHPLALGMLGMHGTAYANFAVTDCDLLIAVGARFDDRVTGKLDTFAPRARVIHFEIDPAEIGKNRRPDVAVLGDVGTSLAALVDLSLRRSPELQTSVWLKRIRDWKERYPLSIPPQEGPIYPQEVLMAVRDLAPGAIVTTDVGQHQMWAAQYLRNGPRSWISSAGLGTMGFGMPAALGAQVACPDRQVVCIAGDASVLMNIQELGTLAQYRLPVKVVIVNNHWQGMVRQWQESFYEERYSASDMLGGMPDFEALAKAFGVEGMKIVERKDLHNRLAEAFDSPHPTLVDVHVRRGENCYPMVPPGCSNAQMVGLPAHPELAFQDSGSSSFNPGGQ
- a CDS encoding nuclease → MLLFVLPSQAFAAEVLQVRSATLLQIGDRNRNYSVQLACVQVEPEDEQRAQDWMRRELPRRRRVNLRPEGSADGVLLARVTPIGDDLDLGAALVNEGLAQVTCPGA
- a CDS encoding GIVxVP protein, whose product is MARNRIASGIVMVPCVLLGSAFLSTAIWGDAASDNRFLAIGIGSLLLIAGLLSLAIPGGSPEAELKDDKTEQSP
- a CDS encoding NAD(P)/FAD-dependent oxidoreductase; translation: MLRLSELRLELDHTEDDLEQAVLRCLRVPREQLISCQLVKQSIDARRRDRIRIIYSVDVQVRGEKALLRRCSADRRIRRSPDESYRFVARAPSSLVDASWQRPVVIGAGPCGYFAALLLAQMGLRPLLLERGQVVKQRSRDTFGFWRRQSTFNPESNVQFGEGGAGTFSDGKLYSQVSDPVHYGRKVLEELVKCGANRDILTRHRPHIGTFKLATVVRGLRTQIEALGGEVRFGSRVEQLLLEPASATDAKPMRIIGLQLADGSRLDCSQVVLAPGHSARDTFAMLDRTGVAMERKPFAIGLRIEHPQSLIDNARWGDAAGHPLLGAAEYKLVHHAANGRCVYSFCMCPGGFVVGATSEPGRVVTNGMSQHSRNERNANSGLVIPVSDADLEAHERWPADPLAGLVFQRELESLAFQLGGEDYSAPVQRQEDFVAGRPSTSLGSVIPSYQPGVQPADLAQLLPETMVEALREALPAFSLKISGYDHPDAVLTGVETRTSSPLRIPRDDRLESINVLGLTPAGEGAGYAGGILSAAIDGIRAAEAVALRLLPQTSN